In a genomic window of Urocitellus parryii isolate mUroPar1 chromosome 2, mUroPar1.hap1, whole genome shotgun sequence:
- the Ndufb4 gene encoding NADH dehydrogenase [ubiquinone] 1 beta subcomplex subunit 4, translated as MSFPKYKPSRLATLPPTLDPAEYDISPETRKAQAERLAIRARLKREYLLQYNDPNRRGLIEDPALIRWTYARSANIYPNFRPTAKNSLLGALFGIGPLFFWYYVFKTDRDRKEKLIQEGKLDRKFNISY; from the exons ATGTCGTTTCCAAAGTATAAGCCCTCGCGTCTGGCCACTTTACCCCCTACCCTCGACCCCGCCGAATACGACATATCTCCGGAAACCCGGAAGGCGCAAGCCGAGAGGTTGGCCATAAGAGCCCGGCTTAAACGGGAGTATCTGCTTCAGTACAACGACCCCAACCGCCGAGGGCTCATC gaaGATCCTGCCTTAATTCGTTGGACCTACGCAAGATCAGCAAATATCTATCCAAATTTCAGACCCACTGCCAAGAACTCACTCTTAGGAGCTCTGTTTGGAATTGGACCCCTCTTCTTCtggtattatgtttttaaaactgaTAGA GATAGGAAGGAAAAACTTATCCAGGAAGGAAAATTGGACCGAAAATTTAATATCTCCTATTAA